In Chryseobacterium lactis, a single genomic region encodes these proteins:
- a CDS encoding aminotransferase class V-fold PLP-dependent enzyme, with protein sequence MFDIQEIRSQFSILDREVNGKPLVYLDNAATSQKPNSVLEVCHAYYTELNANVHRGIHTLSQLATEEMELSRRKIQKFINAEHDFEVIFTKGTTEGLNLIAYILTQKLQKDDEIIISYLEHHSNIVPWQLLCERTGAKLRVIPIDENGILQLDYLDQFLSEKTKVVSVNQVSNALGIVNPIEEIIARTRKNSDAYIVIDGAQSAPHFNIDVQKMDCDFFVFSGHKMYAPMGTGILYGKREVLEALPPFHGGGEMIATCSFDRTTYAGLPFKYEAGTPNVGGNIALGAAVDFMNRVGHQNIQHHENALLEYAQRQLLEIEGLKVYGEKAHRTGVVSFNLEGVGISSDVGMILDKMGIAVRTGHHCTQPIMEFFNIAGTVRASFAVYNTFEEIDLLVEGVKKAQRMLS encoded by the coding sequence ATGTTTGACATTCAGGAAATAAGAAGCCAGTTTTCTATATTGGACAGAGAAGTGAATGGTAAACCCCTGGTTTATCTGGATAATGCAGCTACATCTCAAAAGCCAAATTCGGTTTTGGAAGTCTGTCACGCATATTATACCGAACTTAATGCGAATGTTCACAGAGGAATTCATACTTTGAGTCAGTTGGCGACAGAGGAAATGGAGCTTTCAAGAAGAAAGATTCAGAAATTTATCAATGCTGAACATGACTTTGAAGTAATCTTTACAAAAGGAACAACGGAAGGGCTTAACCTTATTGCTTATATCTTAACGCAAAAGTTGCAAAAGGATGATGAAATTATTATTTCATACCTCGAGCATCATTCTAATATTGTTCCATGGCAATTGCTTTGTGAAAGAACGGGAGCTAAACTCCGCGTGATTCCTATCGATGAAAACGGAATTCTACAGCTGGATTATCTTGATCAGTTTTTAAGCGAAAAAACAAAAGTTGTTTCAGTTAATCAGGTTTCCAATGCATTGGGAATTGTAAATCCTATTGAAGAGATTATAGCCAGAACAAGAAAAAATTCTGACGCTTATATCGTTATTGATGGCGCTCAGTCCGCACCTCATTTCAATATTGATGTACAGAAAATGGATTGTGATTTCTTTGTTTTCTCCGGCCATAAGATGTATGCACCAATGGGAACAGGTATTTTATATGGAAAACGTGAAGTATTAGAAGCCTTACCACCATTTCATGGCGGAGGAGAAATGATTGCGACATGTTCTTTTGATAGAACGACTTACGCAGGACTTCCGTTTAAATACGAAGCGGGAACACCTAACGTAGGCGGAAACATTGCCTTAGGAGCAGCTGTTGATTTTATGAACAGGGTAGGCCATCAGAATATTCAACATCATGAAAATGCTTTGTTGGAATATGCTCAAAGACAACTTTTAGAGATAGAAGGCCTTAAAGTTTATGGTGAAAAAGCTCATAGAACAGGTGTTGTTTCTTTCAACCTCGAAGGAGTAGGGATTTCTTCTGACGTAGGAATGATTCTTGATAAAATGGGAATAGCTGTAAGAACCGGACATCATTGTACACAACCTATTATGGAGTTCTTTAATATTGCCGGAACAGTAAGAGCCAGCTTTGCGGTTTATAACACTTTTGAAGAAATCGATCTTTTGGTGGAAGGAGTTAAGAAAGCACAAAGAATGTTGAGTTAA